The genomic region AACCCATTGAAGGTGGAAGGGTACCAGAATCCACGATAACATCAATTCCGCTCGGAAAGTCCCTGCGGATATCGGCGAACCGGTTGGAATTTTCTCTGCCGCTTATGTTAGCGCTCGTTGAGGTTATCGGTTCCCCCACGCGGCTGAGGATCTCTTTTACGAAGGGGGAAGGGGAGATTCTTGCCGCGACGGAATCTCTTCCCCCGGAAACCTCTTCGGGAAATGCGGATTTCGGATGCAGTATAAGCGTGAGAGGCTTCTGGCTTCTGGAATATCTTTCTAGCAGCTCCGAGGGAACGTGGAAGTGGCGGTCAAGCATCTCCTCATCCCTTATCAGGACTATGAGACCCTTTTGCCCGGACCTCCTTTTTATCCTCACTATTCTCCTGCAGGCCTCTTGGTTAAACGCAAGACAGCCAATTCCGTAGAGAGTCTCGGTCGGGTATATGATCACTCCTCCGCCCGTAAGGCAGGCGGATACTCTATCGAGTACGAGCGGGTCGTTTTCTTTTATGATCTCAGTCAATTTTTCGTGGTTGCCGGGTTGCGATATACTATAAGTTTAACAATGGGTTTGCAAGCCGCAAAAAGAGACGGAAGATGGAAGTCCCGTATCGCTTCGGAACTCGCAGCAATACTGGGTGCCGAGGCGGTTATCTCCGCCGAAGATGAACTGATCGCCTATGAAAGCGACGGGCTTACGGGATACAGGGTTAAGCCTGTTTTCGTCGTTCTGCCTTCAAGTGCAGAGGAAGTTTCCCGGGTCGTAGGGCTCTGTAGTCGCGAAAAAATTCCTTTCGTTCCAAGAGGAGCGGGAACTGGGCTGTCCGGGGGTGCTCTTCCGAGCCGGGAAGGGATAGTTATATCGCTTTCAAGAATGAACAGAATTCTCGACGTGGATATCCCGAACCGCGTAGTTGTGGTCGAACCCGGGGTGGTAAATATCTCCGTGACCGATGCGGTAAGCGCCGAGGGATTTTACTACGCCCCCGATCCTTCAAGCCAAATCGTGTGCACTATAGGAGGCAACGTTGCGGAGAACTCGGGGGGAGTCCATTGTCTTAAGTACGGAGTAACGACCAATCACGTGCTTGGAGTGGAGATGGTTTTACCTGACGGTGCAGTGGTTACGCTCGGGGGTCCTACCCCGGAGAGTTTAGGATACGATCTTCTCTCGCTCGTGGTCGGAAGCGAGGGGCTGTTGGGCATCGTTACCAAGGTCTTTTTGAGGATAATAAAGAAGCCTCAGCTCGTTAAAACCCTCTTTGCCTCGTTTGAGAGGATTGAAGATGCCGGGGCATCGGTCTCCGCGATTATTTCTTCCGGGGTAATTCCCGCGGGGATGGAGATCATGGACAATCTTAGCATAAACGCTGTTGAATCCACCGTGGGCGCCGGATACCCGAGGGATGCCGGAGCGATTCTTCTAGTGGAGCTTGACGGGCCGGGGGCGGAAGTTAATGCGCAGGTTCCGGCCGTAAACCGGATACTTCGGGAGAACAACGCGATTGAAATAAAACTGGCGGCGGATGAAAACGAAAGGCAGCTTTTCTGGAAGGGACGTAAAAGCGCGTTTGCCGCCATGGGGAAAATAAGTCCCGGATACTATGTCCAGGACGGGGTAATACCCAGGAGCAGTCTCGCCAGGGTTCTCGGAGAGATAGGAGAGCTTGGCAGTCGGTACGGTCTTCGGGTGGCGAACGTCTTTCACGCTGGAGACGGAAATCTTCATCCGTTGGTGCTTTATGATCCCGAAATTGAAGGGGAATCTGAGAAAGCTGAGGAACTTTCCGGGGAAATTCTCAGGGTATGCGTTGATGTCGGCGGGAGCATTACGGGAGAGCACGGCGTCGGGTTTGACAAGAAGAGATTTCTTCCGCTTATGTTCAGTGAACAGGAAATAGACACGATGAATCTGGTGCGGTGCACTTTTGATGAGGAAGGGCTCTGCAACCCCGGCAAAGTGTTTCCGACGCCGAGAACGTGCGTTGAGCCCGGGATGCGGAAGCACGGTTCCGAAGCTCCTCCGTCAAAGGAAATGGGGGAGCTTTTCTAGCAGCGCCGGGGCCTTGTTCTCAGTACATGGTCCGGCCGTTTGAAGAAAATGTCCTACGTAGCAGAACTCTCCAAGATGGTTTCAAGTTTCCATGTTCCGGGTTCCGGGGATGTAGACCCTGGTGTCCCGGAATTCGGTTTCTCTCCCGAAATAGTTCTTTATCCTGAAACCGTCGAGGAGGTATCCCGGGTCCTCAGATTCGCCTCGCGAAACGGCATCCGGGTTTTTCCTTTTGCGGGAGGGACCAAGCTTTTTCTCGGCAACCCGGTCGGGACGGTTGGTGCGGCGCTCTCGCTCAAGCGTCTTTGCAGGGTGCTGTTTCACGAGCCTTCCGACATGGTTTCCACGGTCCAGTGTGGTATGGAGGTCAGGGAGTTTCAGGAGGCGGTCGGGTGTGAGAATCAGCTTTTTCCGGTGGACCCGCCCCGTCTTGCCTCCGGGGCGACCGTGGGGGGACTTGTGTCATCGAATCTTTGCGGCCCCATGAGCACCAGATACGGTACTTGCAGGGAACTTATTCTGGGAGTCAAGGCTGTGAGGGCCGACGGCGAGGTGATAAACTTGGGAGGAAAGGTGGTTAAAAACGTGGCGGGTTACGATATCCCCAAACTTATGGTGGGTTCGCTCGGAACCCTGTGCGTTTTGGCGGAAGCAACTTTCAGGCTCTACCCAAGACAGCCCTTCTCCAGGACCGTTGTCCTGAGCTTCGATGACCATGTTTCCTGTTCCCGGGCCGCGCGGACGATTCTTGCCGCTGATGTTGTTCCCACGTGCTTTGAAATACTGGATGAAAAGCTCTCCTCGGAGCTCGGGGCTTCGCAGGAGGCGAAAAGGAGCATCCTGCTTAGGTTCGACAGCTTCGAAGAGGCCGTAATGGATCAGATAAAACAGGTGAGGGAAGCGACTTCGGGCCAGACCGCCGCTTTCGTGGAGATGGACGATGAGCGTTCGCGGGAGTTATGGGATTCGGTAAGGGAGTTCCCGTTTTCCCTGGAGGGAGGGTTTTCTTCCAAGCTTACTCTCCCCGTAACGGGTTCGATAGAGGTTCTCTCCGATATTGAGAGCGTTCCGGCAATCTCGGGAGTCACGGTGCGTTGTCTTTCAAGGCCCGCCAGAGGAGTCGCGCTTGTTTCTGTAAGCGGCGAGGATGAAGGGGCGGTCGAAGCGGCGCGTCTTCTTGAAAATTTTTCTGATTCGTTCGGGGGCCGTATCATGTTCTCGGGAATTCCCAGCGGACTCAGGGAGAGGATAAAGGCGTGGGGAGATTTTGGAGAATCTCTCTTTCTTATGAAAAACATCAAGCAGCGTTTTGATCCCGGGGGCATACTGCCCGGCGAAAAGATATTCGACGCGAACTGAGGATATAGATTATGATAAGAAGAGAATCCGACGAGGGATGGGTGCTCATAGCGCAGCCGGACCACGCTTTTCTTTCTTCGAGAATAATGAATTTCTGGGGTAATGAGGATTTTGAGACCATCACCCCCAGAGATAAGGTGATGCTGGCCATAAGGGAACATGACTGCGGATGGGAGAAGGTGGATTCTGCGGCTGATTTCAACCCGGAAAACGGCTATCCGAGAAACTTCATGGAGATGCGTACCGAGAGCCAGTTTGAGATCTGGTCTGAGTGTTTTGAGAGACATCTGGGCGAGCATCCATACGCCTGCGCTCTTATAGCGCTTCACTTCTCCGAATTTAACGAGAGGAACATATCGAGGAATCCGGGCGATAAAGCGGCCGTTTCGCTTAGAAACAAGATCAGGGGGTTCCTGCGCCGGGACCTTGGGATCAGGGTTGGAGAGGGGAGCCTGAACGGATATCTTCCCGCTGATATCCGGACTAATCTCAGATTTCTTCAGGTGGGCGACATAATATCGCTCGCTCTTTGCCACGGAACAAGATCAGTCACGATTCGGGACGTTCCGGTTAACTACCTTGGAGATACAACGGAGATAAACCTGTCCTCAGAGGACGGACTTAACTATACGGTCTCTCCAAATCCTTTTTCGCAGGACTCTCTTCGCTTTGATATATCCGGCAGAAAGCTTGAGAAAAAATCGTTCGGCGAAGAGGCGGAGTTAAAAGAAGCGTTTCACCGGGCGGACGGCGAAACTTTTGACCTCTCGATTTCCTCGAAGGTGGAGGGACGCAATGTCGCTTGAGAGTGCTTTTGACGATACGGACCGGCCGAGCGGGAAGATAATACAGGACTGCGTTCACTGCGGCTTCTGTCTTTCATCCTGTCCCACCTACCTGGAAACCGGGAACGAACTTGATTCTCCTAGAGGGAGAATACATCTGATAAAGGCCGCGGAGGAAGGAAGAATCCCTATGGGGACCTCGCTTGTAAAACACCTTGACCTGTGCCTTGGATGTCTCGCCTGTGAAACCGCGTGCCCATCGGGAGTCAAGTACGGGAGTCTCATAGAGATGTCCAGGGGGCAGATTGAAAGGAGATTCAAGAGGGGATTTGGGGAAAAGATGCTGAGGGCCTTTATCTTCAGCGTTTTTCCATATCCCCGAAGACTGAGGTTTCTTCTGCCGTTTGTCTATCTGGTGAAAGCGCTTGGCCTAAAGAGAGTTTTCCCGTCGGCTCTTCTGAATAGGATAAGTCTCTCGGGTTCTTCCATGTTCCACATGCTCCCTGAAATAAGCTCCGCTTTCGGGGAAACCCTTGCGGCTTCTTATCCGGCTGTTGGAGAGAGAAAAAAGAGAGTCGCTCTTCTGAGTGGCTGCGTTCAGGGGGTCTTTTTTCCGGAGATAAACAGGGCCACGGTAGAAGTGCTTTGCGCAAGCGGGTGCGAAGTTTTTGTTCCGCAGAATCAAGGATGCTGCGGGGCTCTCTCCGTTCACTCCGGAAGGCTTGAGGAAGGAAGGGGATTCGCGAGAAAACTCGTGGATCTTTTCGATGCCGTTGACGTAGACGCCATAGTTGTTAATTCCGCCGGATGCGGTTCGACCATGAAGGAGTACGTCGAGCTTCTGCGCGAGGATCCGGTTTACTTCGATGCCGCGGCGCGGCTTTCAGCAAAAACGGTGGACCTCATGGAATTTCTTTCGGATACGGGAATCGGCGCGCGACTGCATCCTCTTGATATAAAGGTTACTTACCAGGACGCGTGCCATATTGTCCATGGCCAGGGGATACGATCTGCTCCAAGGGAACTTCTGGCAAGTGTTCCGGGGCTTAGGTTTACCGAAATGTTGCGATCCGATCACTGCTGCGGGAGTGCCGGGATATATAATATCGTGCAGCCGGAGATGTCCTCCAGACTTCTCTCGGGGAAAATACGCGAGATAGAGAAAACCGGCGCCGATTATCTGGCCGTCGGGAATCCCGGGTGCATGATACAAATCCGCAGGGGATTACTCGGCTCAGATTCCCGAACCAAAGTTATACATCCCGTAGAGATTCTTAACTGGTCGCTGAAAGGCGGTATCAGTTAAGAAAAACCAGGGGTTCTTAACCCAGTACAGAGTCCTTACAGGCTTTTGCAACCCTGAATTTCAGGACTTTTCTGGCTGGTATGCTGATTACTTCACCGGTGGCGGGATTTCTTCCCATTCTGGCACTACGATTACTGATAACCAGTTTGCCGACTCCGGGAATGGTGAATTCTCCTTTTGCTTTTACTTCCTCACATGCAATTGACGCTATAGCGTCTATCACGGTTCTGGCTGTTGCCTTTGTTATTCCCGCCTTCTCTGCTAGGCTGCTTGAAAGCTGGGATTTTGTTAATGGTTTTCCGTTCATTAACATCCTCCTTAAGATTTCCTTAATAAATTATCTGAGTATTTGGGCTAAAAGTCAATCATTATTATCGGTTGTTGCGAAACGTAGGCGTTCTTGATACTGTATAGCTACCTCATTTCATTTGGATTTTTGGAGTGGAAGGCTAGATGAGATCTTGGTTCAGGGAAAAAAGAAAAAGCAACTGGTTGGTTCTATTCTTAATATTATTCGGGTTTCTTTTTGTGCTCGTTTTCCTGTATGCCAGATTTCTTCACGAAAGGGAATCGGATGCGCAACACCACTCTGAGGAGAACGCGTACAGGCCCGTAAAGGTAATAACGCCTGTTCCGTCTTCGGGTTCGATCTACACCGAAGTTCTCGGAAGAGTCCGTGGCAAGCAGACCGTCTTGGTCCGCGCGACCGTTTCGGGATGGGTAAAGCGGGTAGATTCCGGCCGGGGCCAGGAAATTGAAAAAGACGGAATAATCCTCGAGCTTTACGATTACCGTGTGGAAACCCGGCTTGACGAAGCAAAGTACAACCTTGAATCCGCCAGGGGAAAGTTTGCCGAGGCTGACAGAGTATACCAAAGGAACACGGCTCTTTTCGAGAAGGGAATAGTGTCTGAGGATGAGACCGAAGCGTCGCGAAACCTGCTTGAAACCGCTTCGGCCGGTGTAAAGGCGCTTGAAGCTTCTTACAACAGAGCCAAGTGGAATTACGAAAACCTCAAAATCCGTTCCCCTATCCAGGGTCAGATCGTTGAAATCGTTCCAGACATAGGGCAGGAAACAAGAAGCGGGGACGTGGTAGCGAAGGTCGTTAACCTAAGCGGCAGGAAAGTAATAGCCGGTGTGGACGTGTCTGTTGCCAGAAGCGTCAAACGGGGAGATGCCCTTGAGGTATCCCTTGCAAGAGACGGCACTGTGGAAACTGTCACGGGCGAAGTTGACGGCGTGAGTCCGGGCTCTGATGATTTCTCGGGCACCTACGATATCGAGATTGCCATATCCGACCCCTCGATAAAATGGTGGCCCGGGGAAATGGTTTCCGTAAGAATACCGGTGCAGAAGCTTGATAATGTAGTCAGAATTCCCAAGACGGCTGTCTTGTCCGACAGCAGGGAAGCTTTCTCTTTCGTGCTGGTTGAAAAAAACGGAGAAGTTCTGAAGGTTAAGGTGATGCCCACTTGGATCGACGACAGCTCGGCCTACATATCTTTTGCCTCGCTTCCCGAAGATTCCAGAATTATAACCGAGGGGAACTTCGGCCTGCTTCCTGGTCATCCGGTAAGGGTTGTCGACTGATCTTCAATTAATGTCGCCGTGCCCGTTTTTGGTCGGGAGGTTTTACTCTCCCCAGGGTGTGCGGGTTCAGCAGGGATGGTTCCTGAGAAATTCGCATTTCTCCCGGATAATCTCCGTCGCCTTTTGTGTCTCTTCGAAACTGTTTTCCGGGCAGAAACTGAATCTTATGCTCGAATACGCGTGCTGCTCATCCAGTCCCATGGCGGTCAGAACATAAGATGGCGTAACGTCGAAATTCGTACACGCAGAACTCTGCGAGCACCTTATTCCCGCTTCGTCAAGAAGGGAGACCAGTTTTCTTCCGTCGGTTCCGCCGAAATGGATATTGGTGGTATTGCATACTCTTTCCCCGCCGCCACCGTTAATCGAAGTGTCCGGGATGGATTCGATTATTGTTTTCTCGAACTGGTCGCGAAGGCCCCTCATCTTCCCTATGGCCTGCTCAAAGCTTGTGTGTCTTATCTCACAGGCGGTTCCCAGGCCGGCTATGCCCGGAAGATTCTCGGTCCCGGGGCGAAACCCTTCTTCCTGAAATCCTCCAAAGAGGAAGGGATTCACAAGTAGCCTGTCTTTAGCATAGAGAACCGCGGCACCTTGGGGACCGCTGATTTTGTGAGCCGTGAAAGAGAGAAAATCCACGTGAAGTTTCGCAAGGTCTACCTTGAGTTTCCCTACAGCTTGGGCGGCGTCGGTGTGGAGAAGCACGCTGTTTTTCCTGCAGAGTTCAGAAATGCTCGCCATATCCTGTATAACTCCGGTCTCGTTGTTAACCCACTGCACGGAGACAAGATCGGTTTTCTCGGAAAGCGCGTCTTCGAGTCTTTGGATGTCAAGAACTCCCTGTTCGTCCACCTCGAGCATTTCGATGTGGACGTCGTTTAGTTCGAGGAAGTTGCACATCTTCATTATCGAGGAGTGCTCTACTTGGGTTGTGACGATGCGCGGCCTGTTTTTTTTCCTTGTGCAGGAATAGAAAACCATGTTGTTTGATTCCGTGCCGGAACTTGTGAATATGAGATCTTCGGGGGAGCATCCCACAAGATCGGATGTGCGTTTGCGGGCAAGATCCATGCGGCGCCTCGCTCGCTCTCCCGCCGAATGGGCGCTTGAAGGGTTGCCGAACCCCTCGCCCATAGCTTCGTGCATGGCCTCTGTTACTTCGGGAAGTGGTCTTGTAGTTGCGTTGTTGTCAAAGTAGATTTCGCCGGAAATGTCCTCTGTACACCCCATTGTAAAGCTAATAATACACGATTTTGCGGCTAAGGTGTTTCTTCCGGCAGGTCTTCGGGCAGAAGAAGGGTTATGCAGGGTTCCTCGGAGTCTTTTGTTACCGGTCCCAGATAGGAAATAACCTGAAATTCCCGGCCCTTTCCGTCTTTGGTAACCGAAGCGGAGAAATTGATAATGTTGGTTCTCTTCGCTTTTCTGGTCGCCCTTATGGACGACACAAGCGGGGAAAGTATCTCTTTTAGCCTGGTGCTTTCATCCTCTCCGCGGGCCGAGGCCTCGGAATCGGGCTCCATCAGTTCCTTTTTAAGCAGAGAGGTTACAAATATGCGGATCATGAGGCCTGATTCCTTCGCCACATCTGATACCTCGAACTGCTTCTCTAGCTCGAGGTCGGTCTCTCTTTCCATGAAGAATCTCTCCATTTCTCTCCCCCTTAATGTCGGTAGTATATACTAAGTAGCTTAGTCGGTACATACCGCCGCCGCGCTGGGAGGATTTCCGCATGGACAAGACGGGAGAAATAAAATTTGTTCCCCTGAGGGGAATTCCGGAAGTGAAGAAGGGGGACAGCCTCGGAGAGATGATTCTGCGCGCCGCCGCCCGCGAGGAATTTTCATTTCTCGACGGGGATATAGTTGTAATTGCCCAGAAGGTGGTTTCAAAGGCCGAAGGCAGGGTCGTTAATCTCTCCCAGATAGAACCTTCGGGTTTCGCGGTCACCGTTTCTCGGGAAGTTTCAAAGGATCCAAGACTGGTGGAAGTGATTCTGGGGGAAACCAGGAGAATCGTGAGAATGGACGAGAGAGAAAGCGGGAAGGGAAGGCTTATAGTTGAGACGACCGGAGGGCTCGTGCTGGCAAACGCCGGCGTTGATGCTTCAAACGTTTCCGGGGGCGAGGATGTCACGCTTCTTCCGCTTGATTCCGATCGTTCCGCCGGGGTTGTAAGAAGACATATAGAACAGGAAACCGGGAAATACGTAGCCGTTATAATAAGCGACACTGTGGGACGCCCCTGGCGGGAAGGGCTTACCGACATCGCCATTGGCTGTAGCGGCATGAGGCCACTTTCTGATCGCAGAGGAGAGGCCGATACCAAGGGTTTTCTGCTTACGGCAACCGAGATGGCGACCGCCGACCAGGTGGCGTGTGCTGCGGGATTGCTGATGGAGAAGACCGCGGCGCTGCCAGTGGTGATAGCACGCGGGGTTGACTACATCCGTGGGGAAGGGGATTCGGGTGAACTGATCAGAGATCCTGCCCATGACCTTTTCAGGTGATTTCTGCGAATTCCATGAAAGGTTTTTTCGAAAAAGACTTTCTTCTCATCTCTCACCGGGGCGCGAGTCACTACGAACCGGAAAATACGCTTCGATCTTTCCGTAAAGCTCTGGATATGGGATCGAGCGCGATAGAATTCGACGTGAGAAAAAGTCGTGACGGCCGCTTGGTCGTCATTCACGACAGTAAAGTTGACAGGACCACGGACGGTAAGGGAGCCGTTTCGGGAAAGACGCTTTCTGAACTCAGGTCTCTTGACGCTGGTCGCGGGGAACGGATTCCGACTCTTGAGGAGGTGTTCGAGAATTTCGGGGGGCGTTGCGGACTCGTAGTCGAGCTTAAGGAGAGGGGCACCGAAGAGGAAACGGTTTCGCTTATAAAAAAACATGGTCTCACCAAGGAAGTCGCGGTGGTTTCTTTCCGCGGAGACTGTATTCGCTCGGTAAGGGCGCTTGATTCCGCCATCCCCACGGGACTTATTACGGTTTTCGGCTTTGGGTGCGTGAAGAAGGCTCTTTCGCTGGGTTGCCGGGTAGTTGCTACGAATCACCGTTTCATGACGCGTCGGCTTGTTTCGGAAGCACGGGAAAACGGTCTTTTTGTGTGCTGCTGGACAGTTAATGACCCGAAGCGAGGTGAGAAACTGGCCGGGATGGGCCTTGATGGGGTAATTACGGACAAGCCCGACCTGCTCTAAAGCCTGCTTGCGGCCGTGCGTCGCCGTGATTTACGCGGTCGATCGGTTATTATCCGGTATCAGATATGCTGTTTGACTGACGGTGAGAAGATGCCGCCTGACTCCATAAGCTCCATATATCTCGACTATAACGCGACCACCCCCCTTGACCCGCGCGTTCTGGAAGAAATGACTTCCTATTTCGCCGAGGACTACGGGAACCCTTCCAGCATTCATTCTCCTGGAAGCGTCGCGCGTGCGGCGGTTGACTGCGCCCGGGAAAGAGTATCGGATTATCTCGGAGCAAGGCCGGGAGAAATAGTTTTTACTTCTGGGGGCAGCGAAAGCAACAATTTCGCCATAAAAGGTCTGGCCTACGCCCTCTCTGACAGGGGGAACCACCTGGTTACGACCGCGGTCGAGCACGCATCGTGTCTTGAGACGTTCAGGTTTCTTGAGCGCAGTGGTTTCGAGGTCACTTACCTTCCGGTGGATTCCTTCGGACTGGTTTCCCCCGAGCAGTTCCGGGATGCGATTACCGAGCGCACGATTCTTGTTTCCTGTATGTACGTGAATAACGAGACCGGGGTTATAAGCCCGATTCGCGATATAGGAGAAATTGCCCGTGAGAGAGGGGTGATTTTCCATGCCGACGCAGTCCAGGCTCTGGGGAAAATGGAAATCGATCTTGCTGATCTGCCGGTGGACATGGCGTCTTTTTCCTCGCACAAGATTTGCGGCCCCAAGGGGGCGGGGGCTCTTTACGTAAGAAAAGGAATCGGCCTTGAGCCTTTCGTGCACGGCGGGGGACAGGAGAGGGGAAAAAGATCGGGAACGGAGAACGTGGCGGCCGTCTGCGGGTTCGGTCGCGCGTGCGAGCTTCTCCGTGGGGAGCTTGAAACGGAAAACGAAAGACTGGGGGAGCTGCGCGACCGTCTTTTCGGAGAGCTTTTCCGGAGGGTAGAGGATGTTTACCTGAACGGACATCCCGACGCGAGAGTCTCCAATACCCTTAACGTTGGTTTTCCCGGCACTCCGGGTGACTCTGTGGTTATGAATCTCGACACTGAAGGCGTAGCGGTTTCAACTGGTTCCGCCTGTTCCGAGGGGAATGTTGATCCTTCCCATGTGTTGATCGCCATGGGACTCGAAGAACAAGAAGCGCTTTGCTCGGTCAGGTTCAGCTTCGGTCGTTTTACCCGTTCGGAGGAAATTGACAGAGTGATCGAGCTTCTTCCCGCCATAGTGGAGAGAATAAGGACGCTTCAGGATTTCTGACGGGATGTACGGGAACCGCTTGAAGGGTTCTGTGTATCGGCGGGCGATATGTAAGTGTCGTCTGAATTAGGGGTAAAGCGGGACGGAGTCAAGTCCCAGGCTCTCGGGGAGATCGAGCATGATGTTCATGTTCTGTATTGCCTGACCGGAGGCTCCCTTTACCAGATTATCTATGGCGCAGACAATTACCGCGGTTTTTTTCTCCGGGTCTGCCCTTACGCCTATGTCGCAGAAGTTTGAACCCCTGACGCAGGAAGTGTTCGGAAAAGTCCCCTCGGGAAGAATCCTCACGAAGGGGGAGTTCTCGTAGAATTGCCCGAGAGCTTCCAGCAGGTCCCGGGTCTTCTGGGTGCCCGAGAGGCTTACGTATATTGTTGAGAGGATCCCCCTGTTTATCGGTATAAGATGCGGGGTGAAAGCGACTTCCACTTTGTTGCCTAGAAAATCCGAGAGTCCTTGCTCTATTTCAGGGGTATGACGGTGTTCACCTACTTTGTAGGCTTTCATTCCCTCGGAGACCTCGCAGAAATGGAGGTCGAGTGAGGGGTTCCTCCCGGCTCCCGAAGCCCCGGATTTCGAGTCGATAATGATTCCTTCTGTCTCCACCATGCCGTTTTCAAGAAGCGGCGCGAGCGGAAGGATTGAAGAGGTGGGATAGCATCCCGGGTTTGCCACCAGTTTTGTTTCCGATATTTGTTCCGCATGGAGTTCAGGGATTCCGTAGACGGCGTTTTCGAGAAGATGGGTGCACGGATGATCCCCGTACCAGTCCCTGTAGGTGCCTTCCTTGAGGCGGAAATCCGCCCCGAGATCAATTATCCTTACGTCCCTTTCGTAGATTTCCTCTATGAGCTCTGCCGACGCTCCGTGAGGAAGCGCGGCGAATACCACGTCGGTATCGTCCGGGATGAGCGAAGGATCCGAACTGCTGAGTTCGAGATCGGCTATTTCTCCAAGGTGCGGAAAGACCTCGGCCAGCGCACGACCCGCGTTCCTTGACGCGGTTAGATGCGAAACACTAGCCCGGGGATGTCCGCTAAGGAGCCTTATGAGTTCCGCTCCCGTGTAGCCGCTTGCTCCCAGAATGCATACGTTAAGCTTTTCCATCACGGTGAAACGATACTACGGGAATCGGAAAAACTCAATCCGCTCCCGACAATTCGGACATTTGTCTTGGGGATTGCATGGGCAACCTTGAATTTTCGGTATCCATCCCGGAATTTCCGAGGGTTTCTCGGGGAATTAGTCGGCGTTTTATTATCCGGTACAATTACCAAAGGCGTTTTGAGGCTGCGGTCGACCGCAGACCGGGTGGGAACTTCGTTTAACAAGGCAAGATACGGTTTCAAATCCGCAGGAGGAAAACCTGCCGATACCGAAAAGA from Candidatus Dadabacteria bacterium harbors:
- the cofE gene encoding coenzyme F420-0:L-glutamate ligase produces the protein MDKTGEIKFVPLRGIPEVKKGDSLGEMILRAAAREEFSFLDGDIVVIAQKVVSKAEGRVVNLSQIEPSGFAVTVSREVSKDPRLVEVILGETRRIVRMDERESGKGRLIVETTGGLVLANAGVDASNVSGGEDVTLLPLDSDRSAGVVRRHIEQETGKYVAVIISDTVGRPWREGLTDIAIGCSGMRPLSDRRGEADTKGFLLTATEMATADQVACAAGLLMEKTAALPVVIARGVDYIRGEGDSGELIRDPAHDLFR
- a CDS encoding glycerophosphodiester phosphodiesterase — protein: MKGFFEKDFLLISHRGASHYEPENTLRSFRKALDMGSSAIEFDVRKSRDGRLVVIHDSKVDRTTDGKGAVSGKTLSELRSLDAGRGERIPTLEEVFENFGGRCGLVVELKERGTEEETVSLIKKHGLTKEVAVVSFRGDCIRSVRALDSAIPTGLITVFGFGCVKKALSLGCRVVATNHRFMTRRLVSEARENGLFVCCWTVNDPKRGEKLAGMGLDGVITDKPDLL
- a CDS encoding cysteine desulfurase, with translation MSSIYLDYNATTPLDPRVLEEMTSYFAEDYGNPSSIHSPGSVARAAVDCARERVSDYLGARPGEIVFTSGGSESNNFAIKGLAYALSDRGNHLVTTAVEHASCLETFRFLERSGFEVTYLPVDSFGLVSPEQFRDAITERTILVSCMYVNNETGVISPIRDIGEIARERGVIFHADAVQALGKMEIDLADLPVDMASFSSHKICGPKGAGALYVRKGIGLEPFVHGGGQERGKRSGTENVAAVCGFGRACELLRGELETENERLGELRDRLFGELFRRVEDVYLNGHPDARVSNTLNVGFPGTPGDSVVMNLDTEGVAVSTGSACSEGNVDPSHVLIAMGLEEQEALCSVRFSFGRFTRSEEIDRVIELLPAIVERIRTLQDF
- a CDS encoding N-acetyl-gamma-glutamyl-phosphate reductase — protein: MEKLNVCILGASGYTGAELIRLLSGHPRASVSHLTASRNAGRALAEVFPHLGEIADLELSSSDPSLIPDDTDVVFAALPHGASAELIEEIYERDVRIIDLGADFRLKEGTYRDWYGDHPCTHLLENAVYGIPELHAEQISETKLVANPGCYPTSSILPLAPLLENGMVETEGIIIDSKSGASGAGRNPSLDLHFCEVSEGMKAYKVGEHRHTPEIEQGLSDFLGNKVEVAFTPHLIPINRGILSTIYVSLSGTQKTRDLLEALGQFYENSPFVRILPEGTFPNTSCVRGSNFCDIGVRADPEKKTAVIVCAIDNLVKGASGQAIQNMNIMLDLPESLGLDSVPLYP